CAAATGTCGCCCTTCGAAGTCCTCCCGGACCGCCGACCTCACGGTCCGCCTAGCTCTCGCATCGTCTGCTGACGTGCTGGCGTAGCTCACGCACCGCCTAGCTCTCGCATCGTCTGCTGACGTGCTGGCGTGCTGTCGTGCTGGCGTAGCTCACGCACCGCCTAGCTCTCGCATCGTCTGCTGACGTGCTGGCGTGCTGGCGAGGCTCAGGATGTCATTTGACCCGGATTTTGGCAAGTGCGTAACTCCAGTTATGTAACTTTACATATTCCAGTCGGATTAGTGAGGTACCTTGGTAGGTGAAGATGCTCGATTGCCATCTGGAGGGTGATCAACGATGAACGATCAGGTCGAACAGATCAAGGGTACGGCGCGTTTCAGTCGTGTTCTGGGACTAAACCGGACAATTGTGCTTGGCGCCAGCGTGAGCGTCGGTGTCGGCATCTACATTCTGCTTGGGCTGGCAGATCAACTGGCCGGACGGGGGTCGGCCTCGGTTGCCTACATACTGATGATGATAGCGGCACTGCCCATTATTCTGACCTATGCGGAACGGGCTGGTGTGACTCCCGGCAACGGTGCCTACAACCTGGCTCGTTTAGGGGGCAACCTCATGCTCACTTTTGCCGCTGGTTGGGTGTTGCTTGCCGGCTACATCGCATTGATTTCTCTACTGGCCTGGGGTGTTGGCTTACAGATTGACATAATAACGAATGAGTTTTTCGAGTTTGGTCTTCCAATCAAGTGGGTTGGTGCAGCGGCGGTTCTTCTGGTCGTTCTTAACAACCTGGTCGATACCAAAGGGAGCTGGGTTGTCAAGACCGTCATGGTAACGGGTGCCGTTGTCATGATCCTGATCATGGCGATGCGAGGTGCCGGTGCCGCTCAAGAGGTAAGTCCCTTTTCTGAATATTCCTGGAGCGAAAGCGTCGCTAACAAAACGATCGCAGGCATCCTTGGCGCCAGCCTGTGGGGTTTGAACATCATTCTGGGTTCGCGCGATTCCATCCATCGTCCGACCCGAACGATCCCCTTGGGGTTGCTGGTGAGCGTTTTACTGGCCGGGGTGCTGGGCGCTATATCGGCTGCGGTGGTTTACGGTTACCCGGGGGCTATCGAAAATCCTCTGGCGCCCCTGGCCAGTCTTCCTGGGTTTGAGGACTTCCTGTCTGATGAAATCGCCAATATGCTGTATGCGACCGCAGGGCTGTTTGTGTTGCTGCTGGCTCTAAACTGGGCTACAATCAATGGCCTTCGCCTCCTGGGTGACATGCAGCGCGACGGCTATCTGCCTGATCGCCTTTCCCCAGCCTCCATTCGATTGACTGGACCGGTTCCTGCTGTGGCGGTTCTCGGCGGGGCAAGTGTTGTGCTGCTTCTGTTCTCTTCCGTTGGGATCATGGCCAGACTGGCTGCCCTGACCTTTTTTTGGTCGGTTGCTCTTATTCATATCCCCGACTTGCTGAACTCCCAACCGAATTTGCCGGAAAACCGGCGTCCAAAACTGCCTTTCCATCCCATTTTTCCAGGATTGACGGTTGCCGTAGGGCTGTTTGCCCCTGCTACCCTGCTTGGCGAGATATGGCCTTTCATATTGGTCTGGGGTGGCCTGGGCGCATTGTACTACGTTTGGATGGGCCGTGCGAAAGCGGTCGACGTGCGCAGCCAGGACATGGTGGTGGGCAGGGAGCAAACCATCGATGCGGAAGAAGATGACGTATCTTACCGGGTCATGGTCGGCATTTCCAATCCCGAGAGGGCGGGTGAGCTTGTGCAAGCTGGGATTCAGCTGGCCCTGGCGCGAAATGGAAGCTTGCGGGTGTTGCGCATCGTCACGCCGCCAGATCAAATGCCGGCCAACTTGAAGCAGCGCGAAGCTCAGGAGCAGTGGGACAAACTCAGCCAGTTTCTGCTGGACACCGTGGATACAGATGTTCCTATTCGAGTGCTGGTCAGGTTGGCCCCAACGCCGGCAGATGGTATTGTGCAGACCGTGTTGGAGGAGAACATCGACCTTCTCTTGCTGGGTTGGGAGGGTGGAACCCTGTCTGGCGAGGGTTTGTCCCCTGACCGCATTCTGAACATAGTGGTGCGAAAAGCCAGGTGTGAAGTTACGATACTCCGGGGAAAGTTTCCCCTGCAGATTGCGCGGGTGGTGGTACCTACCGATGGCAGCCCTCATGCCATTGCAGCCCTGAAACTTGCACAGGACCTGGTCGAACCGACTGGCGGGCAGGTGTCCCTCATCAACGTCACAACGGCAAGATCACGGACAACAGACGAAGAGGATATCAGGGCGCCTTTGGACGAGACTCTTGAATCGGTATCAGTAGGTGAGAATGTGATACCGGAAACCATCGAATCCTCCTCTATAAAAAAAGGGATTCTGGACGAAACTGGTGATGTCGATCTGCTGATGGTTGGCAGCTCGCGGCAGGGCATCTCTGACAGTGCCTATTTTGGGGGATTGGCCGCCGAAATAGCTTTCGGTTCCCGAGTGCCTGCCATGGTGGTGCGGGCATATGAACCCGCCCCGCATGCAGTGATGGCTAGCCTGTGGGATTCTGTGGCAGATCAGATGCCCAGGTTAACCACAGCCGATCGCACCCAGGTGGTACAATCGATGCGCGCCTCGGCGGTCCCCACGGTCGATTTCTTTGTTCTGATCTTCCTGGCGTCGGCTATAGCAGTGCTTGGGCTTCTGCAGAACAGCGCGGCGGTGATCATCGGTGCCATGCTGGTCGCACCGTTGATGAGTCCCATACTTGGCATTGCCATGGGCATGGTGATGGGTGATCTGCAGATGATGTGGACTGCGATCGAGGCAACGGCCAAAGGTCTGGTAATGGCCATTTTCGTCGGCGCGGTCATCACTATTGTTTCCCCGATCGATTCGGTCACCAATGAGATCATGGCGCGTACTGAACCGAATATCCTGGATCTGATGATTGCGATGTTTTCGGGTGCGGCAGCCGGTTACGCGATCTGTAGAAAGGAGGTAGCTGCTGCCTTGCCCGGGGTAGCCATTGCGGCCGCTTTGGTGCCACCGCTAACGGTGGTGGGCTACGGTTTGGCCGTGTCGCGGCTTGATATCTCTGGTGGAGCCCTGTTGCTTTTTATCACCAACCTGATCGCCATCGTTCTGGCAGCGGCCATCGTATTTCTTGTGCTGGGTTTTCTTCCCGAACGTGCGGAGCGCAGTGATCTTGCCCGGGGCCTCAAGATCACCATAGGATCCTTGGCGGTTATCTCGGTACTGCTGGGGATAGCCACGGTTTCCACCGTGCGCGAGATCAATCTGCGCCAGGACGTCGAAGCGATCTTTGCGAGCGACGTCATTTCGCAATCGGCCCTTGTCGAAACGATCGGATTCCGTCGAACTGGGGAAACGCTGAATATGGATGCCCTGGTAATCGAATACGTCGATGACGAGCTATCACCAGAAGAGTGGACTGAACTCAATGAGGAACTTGAGCAAGCCGCCGATGGTCCGGTCAATATCGATGCAACGATAATCGAGGGCGAGCTTGTGACGATCGATGTCGACCAGATGGATCAAACGCGAACACTGATCCTGGTGTTCGAGCGGGAGGTCCGGGCACGGTCAGCGGAGACTATCGATGTTGTCACGAAGAAAACGCCCAGCGGCTTTATCCTGGAATCTTCCCTGATCGCCTTTGATTCGGAGAGGATGAACGAGGAGGAATTGGCGTCAATCCAGGAGAAGCTCAGTGCCGAGATGGCGGCGCCGGTCACTCTGCGAGTCATAGTGGTTGCAGGTTACCGCACCGAACTGGATGGCGTGAACTGAAAGGAGCACAACAGTGAAACGATTGTTTTTCCGCCTGGCTATCAATGCGATAGCCCTCTGGGTGGCCGCTTACCTCATTTCCGGTTTGAGCCTGGAGGGAGGAGTCGCTCGACTGCTCCTGGCCGCAGCCGTGTTTGGCCTGGTAAACGCCTTGATCAGACCTATCGTCAAGTTATTGACCCTGCCGATCAACTTCATTACCCTGGGCCTTTTTACCTTTGTGGTCAACGCGCTGATGTTGATGCTTACCGCCTGGCTGATTCCTGACGGGGTCACCATTGCAGGCAACTTCTTTGAGAGTTTCCTGATAGCCGTGGCTGCCAGCATTGTGATCAGTATCGTCAGCACGATCCTGAGCTGGATATTGCCCGATTAAGAGAAAATAAAAAAGCGGTCGATTGTCCAACAATCGACCGCTTTTCAAGAGTGGGCGGTACAAGACTCGAACTTGTGGCCTCCACGATGTCAACGTGGCGCTCTAACCAACTGAGCTAACCGCCCTGCAGGTGGAATTATACCACAGGCCGCGGGCAGAGCAAAAAGAGCCTGGCGCTGGCCCCCACAGATTTGCGCCATCTGTCGTCAATTGGCGATGTTTTTCCCAACCTGATAGAGGGTTTCAAGATTGGCTCCCGGTATTCCGGGCATCAGGCCAC
This is a stretch of genomic DNA from Chloroflexota bacterium. It encodes these proteins:
- a CDS encoding phage holin family protein; translated protein: MKRLFFRLAINAIALWVAAYLISGLSLEGGVARLLLAAAVFGLVNALIRPIVKLLTLPINFITLGLFTFVVNALMLMLTAWLIPDGVTIAGNFFESFLIAVAASIVISIVSTILSWILPD
- a CDS encoding DUF389 domain-containing protein; the encoded protein is MNDQVEQIKGTARFSRVLGLNRTIVLGASVSVGVGIYILLGLADQLAGRGSASVAYILMMIAALPIILTYAERAGVTPGNGAYNLARLGGNLMLTFAAGWVLLAGYIALISLLAWGVGLQIDIITNEFFEFGLPIKWVGAAAVLLVVLNNLVDTKGSWVVKTVMVTGAVVMILIMAMRGAGAAQEVSPFSEYSWSESVANKTIAGILGASLWGLNIILGSRDSIHRPTRTIPLGLLVSVLLAGVLGAISAAVVYGYPGAIENPLAPLASLPGFEDFLSDEIANMLYATAGLFVLLLALNWATINGLRLLGDMQRDGYLPDRLSPASIRLTGPVPAVAVLGGASVVLLLFSSVGIMARLAALTFFWSVALIHIPDLLNSQPNLPENRRPKLPFHPIFPGLTVAVGLFAPATLLGEIWPFILVWGGLGALYYVWMGRAKAVDVRSQDMVVGREQTIDAEEDDVSYRVMVGISNPERAGELVQAGIQLALARNGSLRVLRIVTPPDQMPANLKQREAQEQWDKLSQFLLDTVDTDVPIRVLVRLAPTPADGIVQTVLEENIDLLLLGWEGGTLSGEGLSPDRILNIVVRKARCEVTILRGKFPLQIARVVVPTDGSPHAIAALKLAQDLVEPTGGQVSLINVTTARSRTTDEEDIRAPLDETLESVSVGENVIPETIESSSIKKGILDETGDVDLLMVGSSRQGISDSAYFGGLAAEIAFGSRVPAMVVRAYEPAPHAVMASLWDSVADQMPRLTTADRTQVVQSMRASAVPTVDFFVLIFLASAIAVLGLLQNSAAVIIGAMLVAPLMSPILGIAMGMVMGDLQMMWTAIEATAKGLVMAIFVGAVITIVSPIDSVTNEIMARTEPNILDLMIAMFSGAAAGYAICRKEVAAALPGVAIAAALVPPLTVVGYGLAVSRLDISGGALLLFITNLIAIVLAAAIVFLVLGFLPERAERSDLARGLKITIGSLAVISVLLGIATVSTVREINLRQDVEAIFASDVISQSALVETIGFRRTGETLNMDALVIEYVDDELSPEEWTELNEELEQAADGPVNIDATIIEGELVTIDVDQMDQTRTLILVFEREVRARSAETIDVVTKKTPSGFILESSLIAFDSERMNEEELASIQEKLSAEMAAPVTLRVIVVAGYRTELDGVN